In one window of Archangium lipolyticum DNA:
- a CDS encoding hybrid sensor histidine kinase/response regulator codes for MFPLTDTNRSAPPRLEQLLESVTDGVLVLDVQERPTYLNVSAERILGRSRQELLGQCLWRTLPALAETALGRACQDALARRVPTTVEEYLVSLGSWLEARVFPSEEGLLVILRDVTPLKQVETEYARLHALVMSAPAVAFVTRGPQHIFELSNPLHRQLHGGREMAGRPAREALPELEGEGLLEVLDRVYVTGAPFILEQVQLRVEGPNGRREERLFHLTCQPLRNAVGGVDGVAVFAFEVTEVVRARWRAERLAEDLSRSEARFRSLVVATSTILWTMDASGTFQEDSPTWCGFTGQSYEEWRNGGGWMEATHPEDRARVSAVWKRAFATRSLYEVEYRLRRADGTYTPVVSRGVPVMELDGSVREWVGTITDITTQRRARQAMELLSEASAALSSTLELRQALERLTRVLVPRFAEWCGIYLRDGQGHLTRVAFTDVDPIRALRLRKAGRPLEDTPHGPLAVLESGRPEHLPALTEEALASEPDEARRELRRAFVGLRGLAVPLALDGRAFGVLVVAAGEGYRPHDADDLRMAEELAHRIAITVEHARLFELAREERDRAEEANRAKDDFLATVSHELRTPLTAILGWTSILRTSTLEPDKQARALETVERSARSQAQIVDDLLDISRIVAGRMRLEAQPVEPKRVVEAALEAVRPTAAARNIQLESQLEAGVGTVRGDAHRLQQVAWNLLTNALKFTPEGGRVTVRLRREEPHAVLEVTDSGKGISPDFLPHVFERFRQADGSASRRHGGLGLGLAIVRQLVELHGGTVQVHSEGEGRGSRFTVRLPLSGTRATERPPCLLLPEHLPELSGVRVLVVEDELDTRELLRVLLEERKAEVTVATCVAEAFESLVRSPPDLIVSDIGMPGEDGYALIRRVRALPPERGGQVPAAALTAFTRLEDRTRALAAGFQVHVPKPVDPAELVMSLANLVNRFARR; via the coding sequence ATGTTCCCCCTGACGGATACGAACCGCTCCGCGCCGCCACGACTCGAGCAGCTCCTCGAGTCCGTCACGGATGGTGTGCTCGTACTCGACGTCCAGGAGCGTCCCACCTACCTCAACGTCAGCGCCGAACGCATCCTGGGCCGCTCCCGGCAGGAGCTCCTGGGCCAGTGTCTGTGGCGCACGCTCCCGGCGTTGGCGGAGACGGCGCTCGGCAGGGCATGCCAGGACGCGCTCGCCCGGAGGGTACCCACCACGGTGGAGGAGTACCTCGTCTCCCTGGGCTCCTGGCTGGAGGCACGGGTGTTTCCCTCCGAAGAGGGCCTGCTCGTCATCCTCCGGGACGTGACGCCCCTCAAGCAGGTGGAGACCGAGTACGCGCGCCTGCACGCACTCGTGATGAGCGCCCCGGCGGTGGCCTTCGTCACCCGCGGGCCCCAGCACATCTTCGAGCTGTCCAACCCGCTCCACCGGCAGCTCCACGGCGGGCGGGAGATGGCCGGCCGGCCCGCCCGCGAGGCCCTGCCGGAGTTGGAGGGCGAGGGCCTGTTGGAGGTGCTGGACCGCGTCTACGTCACCGGCGCCCCCTTCATCCTGGAGCAGGTGCAACTGAGGGTGGAGGGCCCCAACGGCCGGCGCGAGGAGCGCCTCTTCCACCTTACCTGCCAGCCGCTGCGCAACGCCGTGGGAGGGGTGGATGGCGTGGCCGTGTTCGCCTTCGAGGTGACGGAGGTGGTGCGCGCCCGCTGGAGGGCGGAGCGGCTGGCGGAGGACCTCAGCCGCAGCGAGGCACGCTTCCGCTCACTGGTGGTGGCCACGTCCACCATCCTCTGGACGATGGACGCCTCGGGCACCTTCCAGGAGGACTCCCCCACCTGGTGCGGCTTCACCGGCCAGTCCTACGAGGAGTGGCGCAACGGCGGCGGGTGGATGGAAGCCACCCACCCCGAGGACAGGGCCCGGGTCTCGGCTGTGTGGAAGCGTGCCTTCGCCACCCGCAGCCTCTACGAAGTGGAGTACCGCCTGCGCCGCGCGGATGGGACGTACACCCCGGTGGTGTCGCGCGGCGTCCCGGTGATGGAGCTGGACGGCTCCGTGCGCGAATGGGTGGGCACCATCACCGACATCACCACGCAGCGGCGCGCGCGCCAGGCGATGGAGCTCCTCTCCGAGGCCAGCGCCGCGCTCTCCTCCACCCTGGAGCTGCGCCAGGCGCTGGAGCGCCTCACCCGCGTCCTGGTGCCGCGCTTCGCCGAGTGGTGCGGCATCTACCTGCGCGACGGCCAGGGCCACCTCACGCGGGTGGCCTTCACCGACGTGGATCCCATCCGCGCCCTGCGGCTGCGCAAGGCGGGCCGGCCCCTGGAGGACACGCCCCACGGGCCCCTCGCGGTGCTGGAGAGCGGCCGGCCCGAGCACCTCCCCGCCCTCACGGAGGAGGCGCTCGCCTCGGAGCCGGACGAGGCCCGGAGGGAGCTGCGGCGCGCCTTCGTGGGCCTGAGGGGCCTCGCGGTGCCCCTCGCCCTGGATGGGCGCGCCTTCGGCGTCCTCGTCGTGGCGGCGGGCGAAGGCTACCGCCCCCATGACGCCGACGATCTCCGGATGGCCGAGGAGCTGGCCCACCGGATCGCCATCACCGTGGAGCACGCGCGCCTCTTCGAGCTGGCCCGCGAGGAGCGGGACCGGGCCGAGGAGGCCAACCGCGCCAAGGACGACTTCCTCGCCACCGTCTCGCACGAGCTGCGCACTCCGCTCACGGCCATCCTCGGGTGGACCAGCATCCTGCGCACCAGCACGCTCGAGCCCGACAAGCAGGCGCGCGCCCTGGAGACGGTGGAGCGCAGCGCCCGGTCCCAGGCGCAGATCGTCGATGACCTGCTGGACATCTCGCGCATCGTCGCCGGGAGGATGCGTCTGGAGGCGCAGCCGGTGGAGCCGAAACGCGTGGTGGAGGCGGCCCTGGAGGCGGTGCGCCCCACGGCGGCGGCCCGGAACATCCAGCTCGAGTCCCAGCTGGAGGCCGGCGTGGGCACCGTGCGGGGAGACGCCCACCGGCTGCAGCAGGTGGCCTGGAACCTCCTCACCAACGCCCTCAAGTTCACACCCGAGGGAGGCCGGGTGACGGTGCGGCTGCGGCGCGAGGAGCCGCACGCGGTGTTGGAGGTGACCGACTCGGGCAAGGGCATCTCCCCCGACTTCCTCCCCCACGTCTTCGAGCGCTTCCGCCAGGCGGACGGCAGCGCCAGCCGCCGTCACGGGGGCCTCGGCCTGGGGCTGGCCATCGTGCGCCAGCTGGTGGAGCTGCACGGTGGCACCGTCCAGGTGCACAGCGAGGGCGAGGGCCGCGGCTCGCGCTTCACCGTGCGGCTGCCGCTGTCCGGCACGCGCGCCACGGAGCGGCCTCCGTGCCTGCTGTTGCCCGAACACCTGCCCGAGCTGTCCGGCGTGCGCGTGCTGGTGGTGGAAGACGAGCTGGACACCCGCGAGCTGCTCCGGGTGCTGCTGGAGGAGCGCAAGGCGGAGGTGACGGTCGCCACCTGCGTGGCCGAGGCCTTCGAGTCCCTGGTGCGCTCCCCACCGGATCTGATCGTCTCGGACATCGGCATGCCGGGCGAGGACGGCTACGCGCTCATCCGCCGGGTGCGCGCCCTTCCCCCCGAGCGGGGAGGCCAGGTGCCCGCCGCCGCCCTCACCGCCTTCACCCGGCTGGAGGACAGGACGCGCGCCCTGGCCGCCGGTTTCCAGGTCCACGTGCCCAAGCCCGTGGATCCGGCGGAGCTGGTGATGTCGCTCGCCAACCTCGTCAACCGCTTCGCGCGGCGCTGA
- a CDS encoding protein-L-isoaspartate(D-aspartate) O-methyltransferase: MGDVELAEALRRQGISDQRVLEAIRRLERAEFVPEAMRNVAGQDTPLPIGHGQTISQPYIVAFMTQALDLQPGERVLEIGTGSGYQTAVLAQLCGEVYSVEVVPELAGPARERLERLGFGNIHFRVGDGTAGWPEEAPFDAILGTAAPERLPPALYQQLRPGGRLVLPVGPLHGTQELIRVTRPPAGEAARVENLLGVRFVPMTSAPPSDFLH; this comes from the coding sequence ATGGGTGACGTGGAGCTCGCGGAAGCACTCAGGCGGCAGGGCATCTCCGATCAACGTGTGCTCGAGGCGATCCGCCGCTTGGAGCGGGCGGAGTTCGTCCCGGAGGCAATGAGGAACGTGGCAGGCCAGGACACGCCCCTGCCGATCGGCCATGGGCAGACCATCAGCCAGCCCTACATCGTGGCCTTCATGACGCAGGCGCTGGACCTCCAGCCGGGGGAGCGGGTGCTGGAGATCGGTACGGGCTCGGGCTACCAGACGGCGGTGCTCGCGCAGCTCTGTGGCGAGGTGTACTCGGTGGAGGTGGTGCCCGAGCTGGCTGGCCCGGCCCGGGAGCGCCTGGAGCGGCTCGGCTTCGGCAACATCCACTTCCGGGTAGGCGATGGCACGGCTGGCTGGCCGGAGGAGGCGCCCTTCGACGCCATCCTGGGAACCGCCGCTCCCGAGCGCCTGCCACCCGCGCTCTACCAGCAGCTGAGGCCGGGAGGACGGCTGGTGCTGCCGGTGGGGCCGCTGCACGGAACGCAGGAGCTGATCCGGGTCACCCGGCCGCCCGCGGGGGAGGCGGCCCGGGTGGAGAACCTGCTGGGGGTGCGCTTCGTCCCGATGACGAGCGCTCCGCCGTCCGACTTCCTGCACTGA
- a CDS encoding DUF4091 domain-containing protein: MTGLPAWAEELPSAWGASAMEKVRPQTPPKTHTGVRLVAARNEFVSFQVGLHGGASGWSGVQARFTALDGPILIKEADIVLYRETLLPITRTSTVYTDTGLWPDGLIPDVDETVGEKRRAFPLDVPAHESRALWVDVHVPMDAPPGEYHGTLEVWGNEHGTQVSVSLTVLDVEMPSTASLRTHFILWSPSVCKAYTGERECSSEVLYPLLSSFQRMGLEHRVSISSQFDPEDIPDWATFDAWWGPFLWGTAPLRLPRARMTSLQFLGPQQPERISEFAAQSEARGWLPIAFNFVADEPPYFSTFDQVRTRASQSRQVAPQLRTLVTSNEQEATHFGTIDHIDILVVAVNFIDGLRAPFVGDQRPRYESFLALPNRELWLYQSCLSHGCGGVIPENAPAQGWPSYMIDRPAAKARAMEWVSFLSGATGEHYYQVAQMLSTAWTDQYTYGGNGDGTLFYPGTVSVIGGTTDVPLPSMRLKQIRLGLQDYEWLKLVSDAGDPAFARRVARELIPAAWRVPDDGRAFERARLRLIRRYLELAGVGIPPIVEEGILEPTVSAPSNPDESFRLAQ, translated from the coding sequence GTGACCGGACTTCCCGCCTGGGCGGAGGAGCTCCCCTCGGCCTGGGGAGCGAGCGCCATGGAGAAGGTGCGGCCCCAGACGCCACCCAAGACCCACACGGGCGTGCGGCTGGTCGCGGCGCGCAACGAGTTCGTCTCCTTCCAGGTGGGGCTGCACGGGGGAGCGTCCGGGTGGAGCGGGGTGCAAGCGAGATTCACCGCGCTGGATGGCCCCATCCTCATCAAGGAAGCCGACATCGTCCTCTACCGGGAGACGTTGCTGCCCATCACCCGGACGTCGACGGTGTACACGGACACCGGGCTGTGGCCGGACGGGCTGATCCCCGACGTCGACGAGACGGTGGGAGAGAAGCGCCGGGCCTTTCCCCTGGACGTCCCCGCGCACGAGTCTCGTGCCCTCTGGGTGGACGTGCACGTCCCGATGGACGCGCCTCCTGGCGAGTACCACGGCACGTTGGAGGTGTGGGGTAACGAGCACGGCACCCAGGTGAGCGTGTCCCTCACGGTGTTGGACGTGGAGATGCCGAGCACGGCGTCACTCCGGACGCACTTCATCCTCTGGTCGCCCAGCGTGTGCAAGGCCTACACCGGCGAGCGCGAGTGCTCGTCCGAGGTCCTGTATCCCCTGTTGTCGTCCTTCCAGCGGATGGGGCTCGAGCACCGCGTCTCGATCTCCAGCCAGTTCGATCCCGAAGACATCCCCGATTGGGCCACCTTCGATGCGTGGTGGGGTCCGTTCCTCTGGGGGACCGCGCCGCTGCGCCTGCCTCGGGCGCGGATGACGAGCCTGCAGTTCCTGGGGCCTCAACAGCCCGAGCGGATCTCCGAGTTCGCGGCCCAGTCCGAGGCGCGCGGCTGGCTGCCCATCGCCTTCAACTTCGTGGCGGACGAGCCTCCCTATTTCAGCACCTTCGACCAGGTGCGGACCCGCGCCAGCCAGTCACGGCAGGTGGCTCCGCAGCTGCGCACGCTGGTGACCTCCAATGAGCAGGAGGCCACGCATTTCGGGACGATCGACCACATCGACATCCTCGTCGTGGCGGTCAACTTCATCGATGGGCTCAGGGCGCCGTTCGTGGGCGATCAGCGGCCCCGGTACGAATCGTTCCTCGCGCTGCCGAACCGGGAGCTGTGGCTCTACCAGAGCTGCTTGAGCCACGGTTGTGGTGGCGTCATCCCGGAGAACGCGCCCGCCCAGGGCTGGCCCTCGTACATGATTGATCGCCCGGCGGCGAAGGCCCGGGCCATGGAGTGGGTGTCCTTCCTGTCGGGCGCCACGGGCGAGCACTACTACCAGGTGGCGCAGATGCTCTCCACGGCGTGGACGGATCAGTACACCTACGGGGGCAATGGGGACGGGACGCTCTTCTATCCGGGGACGGTCTCCGTCATTGGTGGCACCACCGACGTGCCGCTGCCGTCCATGCGCCTCAAGCAGATCCGCCTCGGCCTGCAGGACTACGAGTGGTTGAAGCTCGTGAGTGACGCGGGAGATCCGGCCTTCGCGCGGCGGGTGGCGCGCGAGCTCATCCCCGCGGCCTGGCGTGTGCCCGACGACGGCCGGGCCTTCGAGCGGGCCCGCCTGCGCCTCATCCGGCGATATCTCGAGCTGGCGGGGGTTGGCATCCCCCCCATCGTGGAGGAAGGCATCCTCGAGCCGACCGTCTCGGCCCCCTCGAACCCGGACGAATCCTTCCGCCTCGCCCAGTGA
- a CDS encoding M4 family metallopeptidase, with protein sequence MSMLWPRWPLLLAALLTAGPSLAGEKLTPLSQSSLLQVRNREPSRVAESLALLKAQRRDLGLKPEDDFKLAGAHTDRFGQTHAHFQQLHQGVPVWGAMAITHMSPAGMRLPVTKEGLRTGIRVGLRPTVDAASAISLATLELAPGGLMGAEPKAELVIYPQTRRVKLADKPYAELNAVDFAEEVTGYRLAWHVHTELDNPKDGIVHTDFILDARTGKVIKRWNSLETAAATGKGLSQYSGEVRLDTWQHPDGSFELRDTTRSSGAGNRTYDVAHARVDLGLPATLYPYIDADNTWGDGNNYKDGGPTRDDNGQTAAVDAHFGLQSTWDYYKKIHGRNGIDDRGTPTYNRVHVANLYNNAFWSGGCFCMSYGDGSYPAPGGVKSLASLDVSAHELSHGVMSQTARLIYAGESGGLNEANSDIFGTMTEFWVRNGRGNTIGDTGANWTMGEDLSDSPMRYMYKPSKDGVSPDAWSPSLNSIDVHFSSGPMNRAFYFLSQGAKKKTDTPDDYASDFLPSGMTGIGNDKAAAIWYRAVTVYLYPSANYKMARTASLESAADLFGSQSNEYHAVENAFAAINVGYTGGTYDDRTPPSATASVSGNAPVLQLNATATDNVGVKRVDFFVDGTQVGTDPSLPFSIPFDVSMLDNGPHDLSVVAHDAAGNYTLSEGYTFTVAHRITQLLQDPSFENDGLGWEAEPRGNINNPINTARTGTAMVWLNGYGEVHKDNLYQDVTIPASATHTSLSFWMKLETDEPGPEVRDTLVLQVRDTSGEVLETLATWSNLDATLGYVQRSFDLSAYAGQTIRVYLEGNEDEQDATGFLIDDFSLRVIDSRDTEAPSVVAHVTTSDSHVELSAEVSDNGYVGAVEFFLDGESLGQSAGSFSKLVELSTLSNGMHTLVARATDSAGNTTDSATVRFVLDTTRGQIIRNPSFENYTTPIWSLGTTRTGSIGFYNSIPHEGAIHILFRGDRGPNKSALYQTVTIPANASAATYSFWLQTINGAFSDGKVHDTFKVQVRDSAGKELRTLATYSNLDNSDDYVEHRFDLSAFKGQTIRLYFESEFVAPQIPGSAAYFLLDDVELHVSTATDVQPPALTASVDGSYGTIQLNATVSDNAWTSKLEFFVDGNPVAERIDPNGTYQIPFDATGLSNGSHTLMVKAKDISGNESQAEASFSILHARTDDTAAPVVSSVTADRVFEFFTLRANVSDDTGVTHVEYYVDGVPVGRGYAPAYELVYKAVLLAEGQHTVKALAYDAYGHSGEGTTTLEFTPPFLTISPARVVVAVGGTASFSASVENANDTSVSWAVKEGNTCGTITATGAYSATTTAGTCRISATSNAHRATSATATVIVYTGDLNGDGIVDGEDMGLMAQAYGSDSSQPTYDTTADLDADSSVNDNDATLFVSQFGR encoded by the coding sequence ATGTCCATGCTGTGGCCACGCTGGCCCCTGCTCCTCGCCGCGCTCCTCACGGCGGGCCCCTCCCTCGCGGGTGAAAAACTCACTCCGCTCTCCCAGTCCTCGCTCCTGCAGGTGCGGAACCGGGAGCCGTCTCGCGTGGCGGAATCCCTCGCGCTCCTCAAGGCTCAACGCCGCGACCTCGGGCTGAAACCCGAGGATGACTTCAAGCTGGCGGGCGCCCACACGGATCGCTTCGGCCAGACCCATGCCCACTTCCAGCAGCTCCACCAGGGCGTACCGGTGTGGGGCGCCATGGCCATCACCCATATGAGCCCGGCCGGAATGCGCCTGCCGGTGACGAAGGAGGGCCTGCGCACGGGCATCCGCGTGGGCCTGCGGCCGACGGTGGACGCGGCGAGTGCCATCTCCCTGGCCACCCTGGAGCTGGCCCCGGGCGGCCTCATGGGTGCCGAGCCGAAGGCCGAGCTCGTCATCTATCCCCAGACGCGGCGGGTGAAGCTCGCGGACAAGCCCTACGCGGAGCTGAACGCGGTGGACTTCGCCGAGGAGGTGACGGGCTACCGGCTCGCCTGGCACGTCCACACCGAGCTGGACAACCCCAAGGACGGCATCGTCCACACGGACTTCATCCTCGACGCGCGCACCGGCAAGGTGATCAAGCGGTGGAACTCGCTGGAGACGGCCGCGGCCACCGGCAAGGGCCTCTCGCAGTACAGCGGCGAGGTGCGGCTCGACACCTGGCAGCATCCCGACGGCAGCTTCGAGCTGCGCGATACGACCCGGAGCTCCGGCGCGGGCAACCGCACCTATGACGTGGCGCACGCGCGGGTGGACCTCGGACTGCCCGCCACGCTCTACCCCTACATCGACGCGGACAACACCTGGGGCGACGGGAACAACTACAAGGATGGCGGGCCCACGCGCGACGACAACGGCCAGACGGCCGCCGTGGACGCGCACTTCGGCCTGCAGTCGACGTGGGACTATTACAAGAAGATCCACGGCCGCAACGGCATCGATGACCGGGGCACGCCCACCTACAACCGGGTGCACGTCGCCAACCTCTACAACAACGCCTTCTGGAGCGGCGGCTGCTTCTGCATGAGCTACGGCGACGGCTCCTACCCGGCGCCCGGCGGCGTCAAGTCCCTGGCCTCGCTGGACGTGTCCGCCCACGAGCTGAGCCACGGCGTCATGTCCCAGACGGCCCGGCTCATCTACGCCGGCGAGTCCGGCGGCCTGAACGAGGCCAACTCCGACATCTTCGGCACCATGACGGAGTTCTGGGTGCGCAACGGCCGGGGCAACACCATCGGCGACACCGGGGCCAACTGGACCATGGGTGAGGATCTGTCCGATTCGCCCATGCGCTACATGTACAAGCCGAGCAAGGACGGCGTGAGCCCGGATGCCTGGTCCCCCAGCCTCAACAGCATCGACGTCCACTTCAGCAGCGGGCCGATGAACCGCGCCTTCTACTTCCTGTCCCAGGGCGCGAAGAAGAAGACGGACACGCCCGACGACTACGCCAGCGACTTCCTGCCCAGCGGCATGACGGGCATCGGCAACGACAAGGCCGCGGCCATCTGGTACCGGGCCGTCACCGTCTACCTGTACCCGTCGGCCAACTACAAGATGGCCCGCACGGCCAGCCTCGAGTCGGCGGCGGACCTCTTCGGCTCCCAGTCCAACGAGTACCACGCGGTGGAGAACGCCTTCGCCGCCATCAACGTGGGCTACACCGGCGGCACCTATGACGACCGGACGCCCCCGTCGGCCACCGCGAGCGTCTCGGGCAATGCGCCCGTCCTCCAGCTCAACGCGACGGCCACGGACAACGTGGGCGTGAAGCGGGTGGACTTCTTCGTCGATGGCACCCAGGTGGGCACGGACCCCTCGCTGCCCTTCAGCATTCCGTTCGACGTCTCCATGCTCGACAACGGGCCGCACGATCTCTCCGTGGTGGCTCACGACGCGGCGGGCAACTACACCCTGTCGGAGGGCTACACCTTCACGGTGGCCCACCGCATCACCCAGCTCCTCCAGGATCCCAGCTTCGAGAACGACGGCCTGGGCTGGGAGGCAGAGCCCCGCGGCAACATCAACAACCCCATCAACACCGCGCGCACCGGCACCGCCATGGTCTGGCTCAACGGCTATGGCGAGGTGCACAAGGACAACCTGTACCAGGACGTCACCATCCCGGCCTCCGCCACCCACACCTCGCTGTCCTTCTGGATGAAGCTGGAGACCGATGAGCCGGGCCCCGAGGTCCGGGACACGCTCGTGCTGCAGGTGCGTGACACCTCGGGCGAGGTGCTGGAGACGCTCGCCACCTGGTCCAACCTGGACGCCACGCTCGGCTACGTGCAGCGCAGCTTCGACCTCAGCGCGTACGCGGGCCAGACCATCCGCGTGTACCTGGAGGGCAACGAGGACGAGCAGGACGCCACCGGCTTCCTCATCGACGACTTCTCGCTGCGCGTCATCGACTCGCGCGACACCGAGGCCCCGTCCGTGGTGGCCCATGTCACCACCTCCGACAGCCACGTGGAGCTCTCCGCGGAAGTCTCCGACAACGGCTACGTCGGCGCCGTCGAGTTCTTCCTGGACGGAGAGTCCCTGGGGCAGTCGGCCGGGTCCTTCTCCAAGCTCGTGGAGCTCTCGACGCTGAGCAACGGCATGCACACCCTCGTGGCCCGGGCCACGGACTCGGCCGGCAACACGACGGATTCGGCCACGGTGCGCTTCGTCCTCGACACCACCCGCGGCCAGATCATCCGCAACCCGAGCTTCGAGAACTACACCACTCCGATCTGGTCCCTGGGCACGACCCGGACCGGGTCGATCGGCTTCTACAACAGCATCCCGCACGAGGGGGCGATCCACATCCTCTTCCGGGGTGACCGGGGTCCCAACAAGTCGGCCCTGTACCAGACCGTCACCATCCCGGCGAACGCCTCGGCGGCCACCTACAGCTTCTGGCTGCAGACCATCAATGGCGCGTTCTCCGACGGCAAGGTGCATGACACCTTCAAGGTCCAGGTGCGGGATTCGGCCGGCAAGGAGCTGCGGACGCTCGCGACGTACTCGAACCTGGACAACAGCGACGACTATGTCGAGCACCGCTTCGACCTGAGCGCCTTCAAGGGACAGACGATCCGGCTCTACTTCGAGTCCGAGTTCGTCGCCCCGCAGATCCCGGGCTCCGCCGCGTACTTCCTCCTGGATGACGTCGAGCTCCACGTCTCGACCGCCACGGACGTGCAGCCCCCCGCGCTGACCGCTTCGGTGGATGGCTCGTACGGGACGATCCAGCTCAACGCCACGGTGAGCGACAACGCCTGGACGTCGAAGCTCGAGTTCTTCGTGGACGGCAACCCCGTGGCCGAGCGCATCGACCCGAACGGCACCTACCAGATTCCGTTCGATGCGACCGGGCTGTCCAACGGCTCCCACACGCTGATGGTCAAGGCGAAGGACATCTCGGGCAACGAGTCCCAGGCGGAGGCGTCCTTCTCCATCCTCCACGCCAGGACGGACGACACGGCCGCGCCGGTCGTCAGCTCCGTCACCGCCGACCGCGTGTTCGAGTTCTTCACGCTCAGGGCCAACGTCAGCGATGACACGGGCGTCACCCACGTGGAGTACTACGTGGACGGAGTCCCCGTGGGCCGGGGCTACGCGCCGGCGTACGAGCTCGTCTACAAGGCCGTCCTGCTGGCCGAGGGCCAGCACACGGTGAAGGCGCTGGCGTACGACGCCTATGGCCACTCCGGCGAGGGGACGACCACGCTCGAGTTCACGCCGCCCTTCCTCACCATCTCTCCCGCCCGGGTGGTGGTGGCGGTGGGTGGCACGGCCAGCTTCTCCGCGAGCGTGGAGAACGCGAACGACACGTCGGTGAGCTGGGCCGTGAAGGAGGGGAACACCTGCGGCACCATCACCGCCACGGGTGCGTACTCGGCCACCACGACCGCTGGCACCTGCCGCATCTCCGCCACCAGCAACGCCCACAGGGCCACGAGCGCCACGGCCACCGTCATCGTCTACACCGGCGACCTCAACGGCGACGGCATCGTGGACGGTGAGGACATGGGCCTGATGGCCCAGGCGTACGGCAGTGACTCGAGCCAGCCGACCTACGACACGACCGCGGACCTCGATGCCGACAGCTCCGTGAACGACAACGACGCCACCCTCTTCGTCAGCCAGTTCGGACGGTAA
- a CDS encoding STAUR_1299 family protein, translating into MDTTTDELLRLAFDHAPAVEANQAISRIRNQQGDELSGATSYELVLPSENVRAWLLDYTLPRLVDYLESSGAKLPHCGGVFLSVFAGDTLHFIHARDVVELLSRWSGLSMAELKQRYGPR; encoded by the coding sequence ATGGACACCACCACCGACGAACTGCTCCGCCTCGCCTTCGACCATGCCCCCGCCGTCGAGGCCAACCAGGCCATCTCACGCATCCGGAACCAGCAGGGCGACGAGCTCTCCGGAGCCACCAGCTACGAGCTCGTCCTCCCGAGCGAGAACGTCCGCGCCTGGCTGCTCGACTACACGCTGCCGCGCCTCGTGGACTACCTCGAGTCGAGCGGCGCGAAGCTGCCCCACTGCGGCGGCGTGTTCCTCTCCGTGTTCGCCGGGGACACCCTCCACTTCATCCACGCCCGCGACGTGGTGGAGCTGCTCTCCCGGTGGAGCGGCCTGTCCATGGCCGAGCTCAAGCAACGCTACGGGCCCAGGTAG
- a CDS encoding alanyl-tRNA editing protein — protein sequence MTPTERLYFSDPFLFHFTGRVLAHGTWNGTPSVVLDRTAFYPEAGGQMADRGVLGGLAIRDVQVDDAGLVHHVLETPEGTRLPEVGAELSGEIDRVRRRVHMALHTGQHMLSRALVDVANAQTVSSRLGETLCTIDVDLDVLDERRVAEAEELVNSIIDDDIAIRAFFPTPEELAALPLRRAPKVTENIRVVQVGDFDVSPCGGTHCTRSAQVGMVRVLGVERYKGKGRVLFSAGRRARSELWNEAGTLRSLGRAFSCGPLDVPASVDKLRRDLTDVREALGAARAKLAESTAAELATRLEQSPDKRVVAMLEGATPEYLRSVAARLTNRPEAVVLLAGHSPEGLSVLIARGSGSSFGCGAFLKRAAEAAGGRGGGRPEHAEGRLPPNTDWPALVASLLG from the coding sequence ATGACTCCCACCGAGCGCCTCTACTTCAGCGATCCCTTCCTCTTCCACTTCACCGGACGCGTCCTCGCGCATGGCACGTGGAACGGCACGCCCTCGGTCGTGCTCGACCGGACCGCCTTCTACCCCGAGGCCGGTGGCCAGATGGCCGACCGGGGCGTGCTCGGCGGCCTCGCCATCCGCGACGTGCAGGTGGATGACGCGGGCCTCGTGCACCACGTGCTGGAGACGCCCGAGGGCACGCGGCTCCCCGAGGTGGGCGCCGAGCTGTCCGGAGAGATCGACCGCGTCCGCCGCCGCGTGCACATGGCGCTGCATACCGGCCAGCACATGCTGTCCCGCGCGCTGGTGGACGTGGCCAACGCCCAGACCGTGTCCTCGCGCCTGGGCGAGACGCTGTGCACCATCGACGTGGACCTGGACGTGCTCGACGAGCGGCGCGTCGCCGAGGCGGAGGAGCTCGTCAACTCCATCATCGATGACGACATCGCCATCCGCGCCTTCTTCCCCACGCCCGAGGAGCTGGCCGCCCTCCCCCTGCGCCGCGCCCCCAAGGTGACGGAGAACATCCGCGTGGTGCAGGTCGGTGACTTCGACGTGTCGCCCTGTGGGGGGACCCACTGCACGCGCTCGGCCCAGGTGGGCATGGTGCGCGTGCTCGGCGTCGAGCGCTACAAGGGCAAGGGCCGCGTCCTCTTCTCCGCTGGCCGCCGCGCCCGGAGCGAGCTGTGGAACGAGGCCGGCACGCTGCGCTCGCTCGGCCGGGCCTTCTCGTGCGGACCGCTCGATGTGCCCGCCTCCGTGGACAAGCTGCGGAGGGATCTCACCGACGTGCGCGAGGCCCTGGGCGCCGCCCGGGCGAAGCTCGCCGAGTCCACCGCCGCCGAGCTGGCCACGCGGTTGGAGCAGTCTCCGGACAAGCGCGTGGTCGCGATGCTCGAGGGCGCCACGCCCGAGTACCTGCGCTCCGTCGCGGCGCGACTCACGAACCGGCCCGAGGCCGTGGTGCTGCTCGCGGGCCATTCCCCCGAGGGGCTGTCCGTGCTGATCGCCCGCGGCAGTGGCTCCAGCTTCGGGTGTGGTGCCTTCCTCAAGCGCGCCGCCGAGGCCGCCGGTGGACGCGGCGGTGGCCGCCCCGAGCATGCCGAGGGCCGCCTCCCCCCCAACACCGACTGGCCCGCCCTCGTGGCCTCGCTGCTCGGCTGA